In Necator americanus strain Aroian chromosome IV, whole genome shotgun sequence, the following proteins share a genomic window:
- a CDS encoding hypothetical protein (NECATOR_CHRIV.G15943.T1): MEASYAALREDFLYLTKEPRGCIRDRLTEMVAAIAKVREKCAVVRSTECGPTVKKHRAELSVVDRVPISSSISLAKNPV; the protein is encoded by the exons TCGTACGCAGCGCTGCGTGAAGACTTCTTGTATCTTACGAAAGAACCTAGAGGTTGCATACGAGATCGGTTGACGGAAATGGTAGCAGCCATAGCGAAAGTGAGAGAAAAATGTGCAGTGGTAAGGTCGACCGAATGTGGGCCCACTGTTAAGAAACACCGAGCGGAATTATCAGTGGTAGATCGCGTGCCGATTTCCTCATCTATAAGTCTAGCTAAA AATCCCGTGTGA